The Anguilla anguilla isolate fAngAng1 chromosome 19, fAngAng1.pri, whole genome shotgun sequence genome has a segment encoding these proteins:
- the LOC118218936 gene encoding Bardet-Biedl syndrome 10 protein homolog, with protein sequence MVKQPGLHNGTRLDRAPASMRDNAHLSTDSTEAGGPQAIIGDPNRGEGPQVLISDPNRGEGPQALNRDPNRGEGPLCAEPEHPIPDWLRNGKASGERPGVHFGEGKEGALGSRNRETGPASSGVLIEAGSVLPAGGAFEFVLHHCLLQQASQRRCPDLRAACRLVAGAVLSMPRRLYPGPRFLDAQSHFLRASGAAPPSWRVRGLESLACKYQLLLSVLHTASSLLSVDLILHSHIHSQAEHSQEEEEEAEE encoded by the exons ATGGTCAAACAACCCGGCCTACACAATGGCACAAGGTTAGATAGAGCACCCGCCAGCATGAGGGACAATGCCCACCTgagcactgacagcacagaggctggagggccacaggccATTATTGGGGAcccaaacaggggtgaggggccacAGGTCCTCATTAGCGAcccaaacaggggtgaggggccacAGGCCCTCAATAGGGAcccaaacaggggtgaggggccacTATGTGCAG AACCTGAACATCCAATTCCGGACTGGCTACGAAATGGCAAGGCATCAGGAGAGCGGCCCGGCGTCCATTTTGgggaagggaaagaaggagCACTGGGGAGCCGTAACCGGGaaacaggccccgcctcttcagGTGTCCTAATAGAGGCAGGCAGCGtgctaccagcagggggcgcgtTTGAGTTCGTACTGCACCACTgcctcctgcagcaggcctCCCAGCGGCGCTGCCCCGACCTGCGCGCGGCCTGCCGGCTGGTGGCGGGGGCCGTACTGAGCATGCCCAGGCGGCTGTACCCCGGTCCACGCTTCCTGGATGCCCAGTCACACTTCCTGAGGGCCTCTGGGgccgccccccccagctggaGAGTTCGGGGGCTGGAGTCCCTGGCCTGTAAataccagctcctcctctccgtcCTGCACACTGCGTCAAGCCTGCTGTCCGTGGACCTCATCCTTCACTCCCACATCCACAGCCAGGCggaacacagccaggaggaggaagaggaggcagaagagtag